The window gctcgcttctgacaccagcccccagcggatgtggGTGgagctgcaatttttggtacttccgggttggcctcaatttttgagccgcattgtgggggcttgatactACCAATGCTTTTTATGCCGACTTCGGACTGGTCCACAATAGCAGTAAGCTATTAGTGGTCCTATTACAGTTTTttctattgctaaaactcaaaaagcaaaaatgaggcacagttTTCACAACCTCttcttctgttcccaatcgcttgactcagtttatcactacttaagatttccttatcatatttgaactctgattttcctcctttaaactctgatgtcaatttcacattaccttgctgtcaaaacacaacacacaattttcaggtttacaaacacttctcacataaattctcaaagcttcgatcaacaacacacaaatattcaaatctctaaactgtcgggtctggcgagcaatttgcaatcagggactgcagcataaaagtaagtttccacaaggctacccaggtgtatgagtggtttcaggaccacccacggttttccattttataccttccaccttattcccccttcctcaatcccactggggAGTTTttatcagcctggaggtggaaggtgtacgaaaggaatccacagagcaaggtcccactgcttcaagccatggaggaggcttgtagaggtgtggcctttgaggcctgtcagggcttcatgaggcactcgaggcagtACTTCCAGCGctatttggaccaggaggacatcgcctgtgatgttgatgaggccctctggccagacagagtcaGAAGGCATGatgcccatgattatgcttgaatgggagagggggtggggggttaactgtaaaaataaaatgttttgtttcaaaatttgtgtgatgtctaatgtttgtcttaggccctgtccacacgtagccggggatctgccaaaacatagatatttttccattttttggcctgtcatccacacgaaaatggatctttttaaaaactccggccaaagtgaagatctgcattttctccgttttgggtgtctgcgtgtggacagacaaaaccggaattttaaggtccgcaacgtcactttccgtgacagaaaaatgctgacatcacgtgtgcgacctgtgtttacactagccgacagcatggatgccctcagagctgcgctcgctttatcaattgtccaagcgctttctgcttgtttgtttttgaaagcggaattactgctccttgcggaagaccacagacgaaggacgaggttaagaacgagggaagtactgccgcctacacgtCTGGCATGtccgtttttttttaaagagcaagtcaacccctaccagagtctaaccccactcccacttcatgtttgaaaaatgcaacaaatgctgttgcctggcagaccgagagggcggagccgctaacaaatacacacacactcaggctcacgacagcattgtgacatcataatgtaccagtttacatcatagcatacttcttagccaatagcggtggcagatttaaattaaaatacagtgcagagtttttacctgacaacggcacaacactgccagttttaggcagaatatttaaattttaactaagatgcactgaagtgccaaattattgacgacacgagtctgcagcacgattagacactcatttatttagtttatcagcaaaaaaaagtttatttgggggtgacttgctctttaaacgaggtggtgtggatgcaagtttttggaggggcggatattcgtttaaaaaaacccggctatgtgtggactaggcctcagagaaaagtgggcactgtcatacattcagtgtgtaattcattgtgttccatttagacaactgtgttttcagttttgctcttcagtgtcctttccatgcttggtagtgttcacccaaaggctacttgtgttttagcaatgaatagtatgtgtgtgtcatgtgaaaatgtggctgtgtttatcaaatgaaaacacgtgttccattttgggaacatgttaagatgcgtgatggcagggttttgttgcaaagggaagccacggtttaggaatttgtgtgttatgtttggggttttgtgtgtgcagttttgaaaaacgtgttttagcaatcgaaaaaaactgtaacatttggactgtctcatttttctaaccaaaccgtattcactctggtcctgcattttgtaaaaataataaaaagatggcAGTGTGATTGTGTCCGAATCACTTGCAAGCGGGGACCAACTGATATGTATGGATGTACAAGATTCCAGCCAGAACTTCCTCCGGAGGAAACTGATGACACAGTGGAAGAGAAACGTCAAAGATTACAGAGCACTCACAGCAAGTATGGCATTAACAGACAGGATAGACCCGAAGTGACTGATTTGATGAACACCACATTTAGCCTTCAGTGCAAACATATAAACAGGATCCCTGCTCCCTCCTTAACTGATCTGCAAACCAGCTGGCCTTACCTGTTTACACAACGTGgaattttttctcactttgaGTTGCTGACTGATGTTGCCATCCTCCGTGCCTTGGAACTGTCAATTGAGGAGTTTGTTAATGCCATTGTGGAGTACTTCCGCACTAAAGTCAAGACTGCTAATGTCCAGACAATCCTGGCACAAGAAGAaactgatgatctcacattccttgtTGTCCAGCTTTTGATGGCTCACTTCAAGGAGTCCCCTGATGGGCTGATTCTGACTACTGATGTAGGCTTATTGCACATAAATAGTATGAGCTTCGTCCATTTTTGTATGTATATGCATACTGTCTTGCTAATGTACACTTGTCCATGTTTTACAGGAGTTTGCAACGGCAGCGGATGTCGAAACCAGCCTAAGTTTGCCAGCCAGCCCTCGTCTGATTTTGAGTGAGTTCAGAACTGATTAGCACTATTCACATGTTTCGCTTAAAGTTGcttaatatgtatatatgtaaaaaGAATATAAACACTTGTAAAAAAGGAGATCCAAAGGTACTTGCCTGACATTGTTAAAAAGCCTTTACCAGAATAGAATTGTCTTGCTGACCTTAAATGAAGTTCTGATGTTTTAAAATATTGTGTGGATAAAAATTTGAGAGAAAATGTAACAAAAACGTTCATCTTTGTCCACCACAGGTGGCAATGAGCAAAAACTGAGTGGATGGATGGTCAGTGCTGAAGGCCTTGTCATCTTTGAGGGGGTCCTGCCAACATTTTCAACAGGGCTTGCAGCGGTGTTTGCCACATTTTACATCTTCAACCTGCAATATCAAGATGAGGCAGCAAAGACTTTGGAGTTTGTGCAACGGTAAAATGATCCTgtgaaattatttattttgaaaacacggcgctgtagaaaaaaacagcaatgcCAAGATTTCAAAACTATCAATCTGGTCATAATCAAAAGTTGGCAAATTTGTTGATGGGGTTTCAATATATTTAAAGGgatgttccacccctaagtgaaatttggTCTATTTCCATATTCCCCACAGATGAATAAGTAAGAACAAAGCAGTTAGTAACCAACGCAGTAATTCTCTTGATCTGGAAGCAGTCcatttgctttagcttagcataaacaatggaagtgaatagcaaaagttagcattttgtgtgcaaatgtgattaaaattactcaataatgataccaattattcttggtgacctcaataatcatgttgactgcaaataaaaactaggaaataacacaaaggacttgcaggagccaatttagacttgggactacttttcgacaaagcaccactgtaaTCACTGCTGAATGGCGCatggatataacacagcggtCAAAAATTACGTGTGATTTGCACAGTATTTTTTTTTCCGTAGTTTATTATACAGGTGTAATACAAGAAAAAGCCTTACTTATGTAGCAAAGGGATGTGAAAACGAGCCAAAGACATACAGCTGCAGCGTATTTCACGTTATTCCCACAGATGTTTGTTTACAGAAGCCGGAGGTTTTTTGGaccgctgtgttatatccatACGCCATGCAGCAGCAGgttacagtggtgctttgtcgtaatgtagttccaagtctaaatcggctcctgcAAATCCTTCGTGTTACCTTTTACTTTATATTTTCCGTCGACacgattattgagctcaccaagaacaatttgcattgactatttttaatcacttttgcacacaaaatgctagtatCTGTCATTCACTGTTGATGCTAAGCTAAAAAGCAGACgtactgctgccagatcaggagaatttcTGTGCTGGTTACTAAATGCATTTTCTCACTTTTCTAACTGTGGGGAAAATGGAAGTAGACCAaacttcacttaggggtggaatatcccttttaaaagcatgataatttctccaaaatacagtacattcagaaaatattcagaGAACATCACTTTTCTCTCATTTTGTTATATTACAGCCTTATACCAAAATAGTCTAAATTCCACACACAACACCCATAATGAtgatttgaatatatttttatttattaaaataaagatCACTGAGAAATATCGTGTACATTAATATTCACAGCCTTTGCCATCAAGCTCTAAATGTTGTCTTGTTGCATCCTGTTTCCACAGATCCTCCTTCAGATGTTTCTGAagtttaaagccatactttgccaatttgtcatatttttaaatcattttcttgacccagtatgtgctaaaatgatcctttacaggtttaatgaaatgccactcagactcccattgccctctgtggccaaaataccgcacttgcaactttagagtgttgGGCCACtccccgctggacttagaaaaaggagctgacatacctggtgctgcagtctgcttccagcttcttacatgttttagatcatgaacacagctgatttgttttatttagtgatgaatcactcctgtagacactaatcaaaatacatttcagctgttagattaaggtgttaaaataaaaatacgaacgcacagcgaggagataagttttacgtttggtttcactaacggacactagggggtgctaaaacaagcctaaactgCCAAGTGTTCCTTCAACGGGAGTCATACTGTGGTAAATTCAGTtggttgtgtcacaccctgtcctgtctccccttatggtttagtcatgtgtctctgttaattgctcccacctgcctctcattttccaatcacccaagttcccaacctcttgtatttaaaccccttcagttctttgtctcgtgctggatcattgtttctgtcagacgcgtgccggtgagtgaagctgaggcaggatccacacgcgggtgcaaaggcaggcaggcagacaagcaggaatggtttaaaggctttaatacgaAACAcagtgattggaaaatgagaggcaggtgggagcaattaacagagacacatgactaaaccataaggggagacaggacagggtgtgacagattggACATGACGATCCTTGACCGTACatgtcagagcataaaacaatcaAAACCTCAAAGAAATACGGCCATGTTTGCCGTTACTGGGTTGGTAGCAGGTGCTTTGATTATTAAAGCGGTTAGAAAcgcttataaataattttatggaGACGCAGAAAAAGAGGATTTATCCTCTTTAGAACAACCGGAGTCTGATTTTAATAGCCTTGGACCCGGAAAATCAACACGTCTTTAtcttgatccactgatttccagtgttgggagtaacgcggtacaaaagtaattaattactgtaatgcattgctttttgctgtaatgtggtaatgtaaggcattacagggaaagaaaatggtaatatttactcagtacaattgtcagtaactcagtaattacaatgcatttttaaacccagaatcaagatgtgggtttcttaaaaaactgcggaaagcccaaaataaagatccagtatctacatatattacgtcatttttggactcagctttgtgggcattctatgagcagagaggacgcagcggtaatggctcaaatactccagctgtgtcctgcgcgcggccgctgttatattcacaaaatcgctccaccaaaacaaagtcattcacttgcgatcgtttatattctctgtactttctgtacatttctgacgtgctttgcttcagctgagttcataatctgtgccctcgcTCGGTGATTttgactcattgctgctggagcgcagcgcatattaagcatttttttgcgttcggtagatccctttggctgattagaaatctaggaaactgtttttctggaagacggtgaaaacatgcagcatgcaggaaggttagagagagaaagggccggaaattattcaaataaagtcaagaaaacaaaacaaagagcttgaaaagaaaaaaagtaggtagatttagccccaatacacatttttaccagtgaaaagcaaaaatatataagcatttcatatttatacatgtgatagaatcagatcaccccagaagccagtcccacatccagggccgtatcaaggcatttggggaccaaagcaaaataggcttggagcccccaccacctcactccctgctcagttaatctaagatggcagcgtgctgagagtacagattgttgttgcttttatttaataaacaatcattttaaagcactgagcgtcacattaccagattcatattgaagttgttttggtgaaagtaacttaaagtaatgccaaagtagtgtaatgccttatattttaaaatcagtaatattgtaatgtaatcaattacattaaaatgagggtaacaagtaataaataatgcattacagttttgaagtaacttgcccaacactgctgatttccctctttcctgttcactctttcttgacattttttaatcacaattgccaatttttgctcattttaaatatgtatttaaacattttctaaatgctttttttacatttttacattttgtgcttttgagaagcgcctcatgatttttatcttgagaggcgctatagaaatgatactttcttcttctttacagAGACATCGACCCATCGGTTACAGACGATGAAGGGACGAGTCGTCTCTCTCTGAAAGCTGACAGAACTGATGGTGAACATTCTTACGGAGAAACAGAAGACAGTTTATCCACTTTGCGAAAACCAGAATATGAAAGCAGCGATGGTTTTGGCCTGGAGATAGCAACTAGTCTACTCAGAGACGTCGAACAATCGGTTTTCTATGAAGAGGATTCTGGATCCCAAACAAGTCTCTCTGTGGCCCATGAAGACGCAGAACCACTGACTGAaaaatctttctttttcttttctttatttttattttattttatttactgtgtcctgtctggctgtgaagcaaacagaattgatgtctgaatgctggtaacaagccttacagatttactctcaggtggagcatctttcTGATTTTTCGTCAGATGAAGTAACTACGTCAGATTTGGATGTGTTTGACTCAATGGGGGGAGGACGCTGGTCTGTCTCTGACTACAGAGAGGGATATTTGGGAGAATCAGGCTGGTCTTTCCACAATTATGGAGGAGAACTTTGGGGAGAATGATGAAATatcactttctttagaagaaaaggaggaaatgTCTCCTACTGATGAAGAATTAGAGGAAATAGACAGTGACACATCTGTTTTTTTAGAGGAAGAACTGATTCAGGGCGACACATGTGCGCTCCAGAGGGCCCTCagtcgacgcgcaggtgcagtcatAGAGATCGGGGTAGGCCGGTGGTGGTGCGGGGGGCGTTCGGCCACCCCGTCGGTGGGTGACTCGCCGGCTCGGCTGGGGGTCACGGGCGCCGGCTGTAGTGGAGTGGGGTCGGTGATGTTGTCGGCCCCCCCTTTCGGCGGGTGGCGTCCCCgccgcaaggtactgggcttcgGCTGGAGCctcagcgccaccatcaactcccccttcggcaggtggtgttcccactccagggtgcggagtctcaagcctgattcatgcttctccgtcagctccgcaagggacagacgcgcacggattgatggaagcgttttgccctcatacttctccgtctcctggggagtgttgcaaagcaattgcccggcaggacaacagagggcgtagcgctgttctgtggtatcctgtcatgtatccggtccaagatagtgcgtttatattgtgtttttttgtatacaagagactttttaacacagacaaatttgtctctcatcctcctccacctcttcatgcgctcaccacctctaaacccacgtttcctgtcatttgcatccaaaaataaaacgcttgctgcgtatcttttcactcctccagtcacggggggattaaacgttcatgttttagagttaaGTCGCgatgtattcttcaagcttttccgtgtctgccgctagttatcctcggctctgtttatgcttttgagggcgcaatggcagcggtgtagacaacagcggcgtcctgaccaatcacaagcttgcgttgtccgtctcgactgacggat is drawn from Nothobranchius furzeri strain GRZ-AD chromosome 4, NfurGRZ-RIMD1, whole genome shotgun sequence and contains these coding sequences:
- the LOC139069717 gene encoding uncharacterized protein — translated: MYGCTRFQPELPPEETDDTVEEKRQRLQSTHSKYGINRQDRPEVTDLMNTTFSLQCKHINRIPAPSLTDLQTSWPYLFTQRGIFSHFELLTDVAILRALELSIEEFVNAIVEYFRTKVKTANVQTILAQEETDDLTFLVVQLLMAHFKESPDGLILTTDEFATAADVETSLSLPASPRLILSGNEQKLSGWMVSAEGLVIFEGVLPTFSTGLAAVFATFYIFNLQYQDEAAKTLEFVQR